A single genomic interval of Thermodesulfobacteriota bacterium harbors:
- a CDS encoding putative sulfate/molybdate transporter: MEESHGAGGAFRFDRVELAGAFGDLGTLLPIVVAMILINGLSPSAVFLSFGLFYLLSGWYYRLPVPVQPLKAVGALAIAYPAQVTESVIGAAGIIFGAILLFLTCTGTVDRLARLFTPPVIRGIQLALGLVFLRKGVELIVRKNLFLSGEAGVLAEYHGNLMLGVVVFLLVLALLDNKKAPAGLAALAAGILAGISLGGYGHLQPSFGATPIRLHLPAAGDFWTALTLLILPQIPLTMGNACVGTADMCRTLFPENPRQERSGASSFAFTMGLANLPAGLLGAIPMCHGTGGLAAHYRFGARTGGAPIMIGALFVVMAMAFGELWFTLLAMIPNAVLGVLLIFAGLELCPLVRSLKTNEEYFVALLISGIAMAVPNMAWAFGTGILVDMFLRRFKIRI, encoded by the coding sequence ATGGAAGAGAGCCACGGCGCTGGCGGCGCCTTTCGTTTCGACCGGGTGGAGCTTGCTGGCGCGTTCGGCGACCTCGGGACCCTGTTGCCCATCGTGGTTGCGATGATTCTCATCAACGGACTGAGCCCGTCCGCGGTGTTTCTCTCCTTCGGGCTGTTCTATCTCCTTTCCGGCTGGTATTATCGCCTGCCCGTGCCGGTGCAGCCACTCAAAGCGGTAGGGGCGCTTGCCATCGCTTATCCGGCGCAGGTCACCGAATCCGTGATCGGCGCCGCAGGCATCATCTTCGGCGCCATTCTGCTTTTCCTCACCTGCACGGGCACCGTGGACAGGCTTGCCAGGCTGTTCACCCCGCCGGTCATCCGGGGCATCCAGCTCGCCCTTGGCCTGGTCTTTCTGCGAAAGGGAGTGGAGCTGATCGTCCGGAAGAATCTCTTCCTGTCCGGGGAAGCCGGCGTCCTTGCCGAGTATCACGGCAACCTCATGCTGGGGGTGGTGGTCTTTCTCCTGGTCTTGGCCCTCCTGGACAACAAGAAGGCGCCCGCCGGCCTGGCGGCGCTCGCCGCGGGCATCCTCGCCGGGATAAGCCTTGGCGGGTACGGGCACCTGCAGCCGTCCTTCGGCGCTACTCCCATCCGCCTCCATCTGCCCGCGGCCGGCGATTTCTGGACGGCCCTCACCCTGCTCATCCTGCCCCAGATCCCGCTCACCATGGGCAACGCCTGCGTGGGCACGGCCGACATGTGCCGCACCCTCTTTCCGGAGAATCCGCGGCAAGAGAGATCCGGTGCAAGCAGCTTTGCCTTCACCATGGGACTCGCCAATCTTCCGGCGGGGCTCCTTGGCGCGATTCCCATGTGCCACGGCACCGGCGGGCTCGCCGCCCACTACCGGTTCGGAGCAAGGACCGGCGGGGCGCCGATCATGATCGGGGCGCTGTTCGTGGTGATGGCGATGGCCTTCGGGGAGCTCTGGTTCACCCTCCTGGCGATGATCCCGAACGCGGTCCTGGGGGTACTGCTCATCTTTGCCGGGCTCGAGCTTTGCCCCCTGGTGCGGAGTCTCAAGACCAACGAAGAGTATTTTGTGGCCCTGCTCATCTCCGGCATCGCCATGGCGGTGCCCAACATGGCCTGGGCCTTCGGGACCGGCATCCTCGTGGACATGTTTCTCCGCCGGTTCAAGATCAGGATCTGA
- a CDS encoding Uma2 family endonuclease encodes MVEAARREATYEDLYGIPEGVVGEIINGELIVTPRPSRMHGFSAYALGGELLPHYQFGRGGGPGGWVIIGEPEIRFGENFLVPDIAGWRRERFPQSEETNWISVSPDWVTEILSPSTVRVDRMKKMAIYAEHGVSYLWLIDPVAKTLEVFRLEAGGWLLRSVFGESDKVRVEPFVDIEIDLENLWIE; translated from the coding sequence ATGGTTGAGGCAGCAAGGAGAGAGGCTACTTATGAAGACCTTTATGGTATCCCTGAAGGCGTCGTGGGGGAAATCATCAACGGTGAACTGATTGTCACTCCCCGACCATCAAGGATGCATGGCTTTTCGGCCTATGCTCTTGGGGGAGAACTGCTGCCTCATTACCAGTTTGGTCGCGGAGGAGGGCCTGGTGGGTGGGTCATCATCGGAGAGCCGGAAATAAGGTTCGGAGAAAATTTCCTGGTACCGGACATAGCGGGCTGGAGAAGAGAAAGATTTCCCCAGTCGGAAGAAACAAATTGGATTTCTGTCTCTCCTGATTGGGTTACTGAGATTCTCTCTCCCAGCACTGTTCGGGTGGATAGAATGAAAAAAATGGCCATCTACGCCGAACATGGAGTTTCTTACCTGTGGCTCATCGATCCTGTGGCCAAGACGCTTGAAGTCTTCAGACTTGAAGCTGGTGGCTGGCTCTTGCGATCCGTCTTCGGTGAAAGTGATAAGGTGCGGGTGGAGCCCTTTGTCGATATTGAAATAGACCTTGAGAACCTTTGGATTGAGTAG